A stretch of the Fusarium musae strain F31 chromosome 2, whole genome shotgun sequence genome encodes the following:
- a CDS encoding hypothetical protein (EggNog:ENOG41~antiSMASH:Cluster_2.4) yields the protein MDNLYSSAPEYMGNTLADINQQVLNGMGDDYDYDGLFNEQFSSEDFINSWDFGATQGVAPNTVKEDAQLPVDPKLESTADIPAPSDLNSMSNMPNDIVAPKPHQLQDPVPMPKTSLAQQPRTVRQPLALPVPVPGNASSVHQPLALPVPVMGNAASSRVSQSVDLAANDQFSLFDTREQTNSHIPPNYNAYNSYQPSYHYPDNGIQGIYGPQGMAQYPLQPSAAIKSQSMHKIIQTAPQTPPQARRPPQQRLQQEPPQAPSQETDGRPIWLQTPPKRKRNVAFDNDEDDDSDLEGPRKKPGRKGRTLKTKRGRDKDFEIGIKMYGMFRFPEMDWVSHRRFKFLYLPTGQLEKKILFSAEDLKDYVYNCPRNPRLWIQQNPAQCTERTIDADTMCRYENCPDSNNTIRPGWVRVAFDEFHQLTSCGQKDPFKMAGVMHLWCFEQCIDPVEVMANGKMMPDDRDDEHLIKEKSNKMAITRDSDTTIVKHTIRPWFKKHAGQPLQAPYANYTESLSYALVKHHLDHQVGARARSRGGRNKDRPESELKTIDVHMGRLDFWAARDTASRKKRSAKHSRAAEPEQLYIPATSNGLPPTQKSAELTPYGSTKNFSDVLESISVANNYEFDYNGVMPEVKKEEEPVKVEDSSKWSEPAPGIQRVSISISDILSPSVLLEQEDVVQPSPKAETGRKDQPISPLRRSPRLSAGNISDSVQTETKATTSPEKAQASGLAFPTAPKKVSVALPSTPEGQRAASLSDSLSESPSARPVKNKSPREGSGHAGEETQGSPLRRSSRVSPKKKL from the exons ATGGATAATCTGTACAGTTCTGCCCCAGAGTATATGGGCAACACCTTAGCAGATATCAACCAACAGGTTTTGAATGGTATGGGTGATGACTACGACTACGACGGACTTTTCAACGAACAGTTCTCATCCGAAGATTTCATCAACTCGTGGGACTTTGGGGCAACCCAGGGCGTGGCTCCGAATACAGTCAAGGAAGACGCTCAGCTTCCAGTTGATCCTAAGCTCGAATCGACCGCCGACATTCCCGCCCCATCCGACCTAAACTCCATGTCGAATATGCCCAATGACATAGTAGCTCCTAAGCCTCATCAGCTACAGGATCCAGTTCCCATGCCAAAGACATCTTTGGCGCAGCAGCCCCGAACAGTACGCCAGCCTCTGGCACTACCCGTGCCTGTACCGGGAAATGCGTCCTCAGTTCATCAGCCTTTGGCACTACCTGTGCCTGTGATGGGAAATGCGGCCTCCAGTAGAGTTTCTCAAAGCGTTGATCTCGCAGCAAATGATCAATTTTCACTCTTTGACACTCGTGAACAAACAAACTC GCACATTCCTCCCAATTATAACGCTTACAATTCCTATCAACCGAGTTATCATTACCCGGACAATGGTATCCAAGGGATCTACGGCCCTCAGGGCATGGCACAGTATCCCCTTCAACCTTCAGCCGCAATCAAATCTCAGTCTATGCACAAGATAATCCAA ACAGCTCCCCAGACTCCTCCCCAGGCTCGTCGGCCACCTCAACAAAGACTTCAGCAAGAACCACCCCAAGCGCCATCCCAAGAAACAGATGGACGACCAATTTGGTTGCAGACACCTCCTAAGCGCAAGCGAAATGTTGCATTTGAcaacgatgaggatgacgactcCGACCTGGAAGGTCCCCGGAAGAAGCCTGGTAGAAAGGGACGGACCCTCAAGACTAAACGCGGAAGGGATAAAGATTTCGAGATTGGAATCAAGATGTATGGAATGTTCCGATTCCCGGAAATGGACTGGGTTTCGCACAGAAGGTTCAAATTTCTGTACTTGCCCACGGGacagttggagaagaagattctATTCTCGGCTGAGGACTTGAAGGACTATGTCTACAACTGTCCTCGAAACCCAAGGCTTTGGATCCAGCAAAATCCAGCGCAGTGCACAGAACGAACTATCGATGCTGATACTATGTGTCGATACGAGAACTGCCCTGATTCAAACAACACGATAAGACCTGGCTGGGTGCGCGTGGCGTTCGACGAGTTCCATCAGCTTACCTCTTGTGGTCAGAAGGATCCTTTCAAGATGGCTGGTGTTATGCACCTTTGGTGCTTCGAGCAGTGCATCGACCCCGTAGAGGTAATGGCAAATGGGAAGATGATGCCAGATGATCGCGACGACGAGCATCTCATCAAGGAAAAGTCGAACAAGATGGCCATCACTCGGGATTCTGACACAACGATCGTTAAGCATACGATCAGACCTTGGTTCAAAAAGCATGCAGGTCAACCACTACAAGCTCCTTACGCGAACTATACGGAGTCTCTCTCCTACGCGCTTGTCAAGCACCATCTGGATCATCAAGTCGGTGCTCGTGCCAGGAGCCGCGGTGGTCGCAACAAGGATAGACCGGAAAGCGAGCTGAAGACCATTGACGTTCACATGGGCCGCCTCGACTTCTGGGCCGCTCGCGACACTGCTtccaggaagaagaggtcgGCGAAGCATTCTCGTGCTGCTGAACCTGAGCAGTTATATATTCCGGCGACCTCCAATGGACTTCCCCCGACACAAAAATCTGCTGAACTGACGCCATATGGCTCGACGAAGAACTTCAGCGATGTGCTAGAGAGTATTTCCGTTGCCAATAACTATGAGTTTGATTATAACGGAGTCATGCCGGaggtgaagaaggaggaggagccagTCAAGGTCGAGGATAGCTCAAAGTGGTCTGAGCCTGCCCCAGGGATCCAAAGAGTATCGATATCAATCAGCGATATTCTATCTCCCAGTGTTCTCCTAGAGCAGGAGGACGTTGTGCAGCCGAGCCCCAAAGCAGAGACTGGTCGCAAAGATCAGCCCATCTCGCCACTACGACGAAGCCCCCGCCTCTCAGCTGGGAACATTTCTGATTCTGTTCAGACCGAGACCAAGGCTACCACTTCCCCAGAAAAGGCGCAAGCCTCCGGCTTGGCTTTCCCTACGGCCCCTAAGAAAGTATCCGTGGCTCTGCCCTCTACACCAGAGGGCCAGAGAGCTGCTTCGTTGAGTGATAGTCTTTCCGAATCGCCATCCGCCCGACCAGTCAAAAACAAATCCCCTCGAGAAGGGTCTGGTCACGCTGGTGAGGAGACTCAGGGCTCACctttgaggagaagcagcCGAGTGAGCCCTAAGAAGAAGCTTTGA
- a CDS encoding hypothetical protein (EggNog:ENOG41~BUSCO:EOG092620FM~antiSMASH:Cluster_2.4) codes for MGAEVKPALQVIVLGSGGGPQESNTTAFLVRSVAQKWHRGSIVAVDAGVHLSAITRIMEESIPSPPPPPPFTLTTGPFAGLELPYSSPSANASHITRSLVDTYLITHPHLDHISGFVVNTAGFPGTRPKKLAALPSTIQAFKNHIFNNVIWPNLSDENNGAGLVTYMRLVEGGSPTLGDGESRGYIEVADGLLIKVWSVSHGHCLEKHSHRGSTSSASTRFSSHDASMPQGPIARSASYYPGSISLHRGSLMIPQNSFSPVTNVSEQEQICVYNSSAYFIQDPTTHREVLIFGDVEPDSISLSPRNLHIWQQAAPKIAAGNLKAIFIECSYDESQAEDRLYGHLKPRYVIEELRALAHEVEIERKSHYSEPKKRKRMGSTTDETPRRNPSIANLTSEDPVSPRTIKASTPDYVHPGIETPPTPHLASPTAELTLNPSDSFTSVPKIKRPLEGLKVVIIHVKDRLDDGPNVGNTILKQLHNFESETESPLGCEFIISHSGQSIYL; via the exons ATGGGAGCCGAAGTCAAGCCTGCTTTGCAGGTGATTGTATTG GGCTCAGGAGGTGGTCCTCAAGAATCAAACACCACTGCTTTTCTAGTCCGATCTGTTGCCCAAAAATGGCATCGTGGCTCTATCGTCGCCGTCGATGCTGGCGTCCATCTCTCTGCCATCACACGTATCATGGAAGAATCGATACCTTCTccgccacctcctcctcccttcaCACTCACCACTGGCCCCTTTGCAGGTCTTGAGCTACCTTACTCGTCACCTTCTGCTAATGCATCCCACATCACTCGATCTCTTGTCGACACATATCTCATCACTCACCCTCACCTTGATCACATCTCTGGCTTTGTAGTCAATACTGCTGGCTTCCCAGGCACAAGGCCAAAGAAACTGGCTGCTCTACCAAGCACAATCCAAGCTTTCAAGAATCACATCTTCAATAATGTGATATGGCCAAACCTGAGTGATGAGAACAACGGAGCTGGTCTGGTGACTTATATGCGATTGGTTGAAGGTGGTAGTCCGACACTCGGCGACGGTGAAAGTAGGGGTTACATCGAAGTTGCAGACGGACTCCTTATCAAGGTTTGGAGCGTAAGCCATGGGCATTGCCTCGAGAAGCATAGCCACAGGGGCTCGACGTCAAGTGCATCTACTCGCttcagcagccatgatgcaTCCATGCCACAGGGCCCCATCGCGCGCTCAGCATCTTACTACCCGGGATCTATTTCCCTGCATCGAGGGTCACTCATGATCCCCCAAAACAGCTTCAGCCCTGTAACCAATGTATCGGAACAGGAGCAAATTTGCGTCTACAACTCAAGCGCCTACTTCATCCAGGACCCCACCACCCACCGCGAAGTCCTGATTTTCGGAGACGTTGAGCCTGATAGTATATCGCTAAGCCCGCGGAATCTGCATATTTGGCAACAAGCTGCCCCAAAGATCGCCGCTGGTAATCTCAAGGCTATCTTCATCGAGTGCAGCTACGACGAGTCGCAGGCCGAGGATCGTCTGTACGGGCACCTGAAGCCCCGTTATGTCATCGAGGAGCTGCGTGCCCTGGCTCATGAGGTCGAAATCGAACGCAAGTCGCATTACTCCGAACCTaagaagcgcaagcgcaTGGGCAGCACGACTGACGAGACTCCACGACGAAATCCTTCTATCGCGAATCTCACCTCTGAAGACCCCGTGTCTCCCAGGACCATCAAGGCTTCGACACCGGATTACGTTCACCCTGGTATTGAAACACCTCCTACACCGCATCTCGCTTCGCCGACGGCTGAGTTGACGCTCAACCCATCTGATTCCTTCACATCTGTGCCCAAGATAAAACGGCCCCTCGAAGGTCTCAAGGTTGTCATCATCCATGTCAAGGATCGACTTGATGATGGACCTAATGTTGGAAACACCATTCTGAAACAGCTGCATAATTTTGAGAGCGAAACGGAGTCGCCCTTGGGATGCGAATTTATCATCTCCCATTCTGGTCAGAGCATCTATCTCTGA
- a CDS encoding hypothetical protein (EggNog:ENOG41~antiSMASH:Cluster_2.4): protein MGDAIIKRNPHPDFKGVEASRPELDAKSQFRYTKTVDADWTFGEGANKLGKDDGDKKHVTIDPHEEGRPAGFNYKLLISAIVPRPIAFVSSQAPDGTKKNLAPFSYFNMMNHDPPMFVVGFASGLENAKDTLRNVSDSGECVINIISEHFIEAANSASVNAPADVSEWDISGLTPKYDCETVKCARVGEAIVSIECKLDMLKEFDSKARPGNKSGCMAVFEGTRFWVREDALNEDKNMVDPGVLKPVSRLGGITYARVTEAFEIPRTDFDKDVGGQEGVERIQKQKN, encoded by the coding sequence ATGGGTGACGCAATCATCAAGCGCAATCCTCACCCGGATTTTAAGGGGGTCGAGGCTTCGAGACCGGAGCTGGATGCCAAGTCTCAGTTTCGCTACACCAAGACTGTTGACGCGGATTGGACTTTTGGTGAGGGTGCGAATAAGTTGGGCAAGGATGATGGCGATAAGAAACATGTCACCATAGATCCCCACGAGGAGGGTCGCCCTGCGGGGTTCAACTacaagcttctcatctctGCTATTGTACCGCGTCCTATCGCTTTTGTGAGCAGCCAAGCTCCCGACGGTACAAAGAAGAACCTCGCTCCATTCAGTTACTTCAACATGATGAACCACGACCCGCCCatgtttgttgttggtttCGCCTCTGGACTAGAAAATGCGAAGGATACACTTCGCAACGTCTCCGACTCCGGCGAGTGTgttatcaacatcatctcagaGCACTTCATCGAAGCCGCAAACTCAGCTAGTGTCAACGCCCCTGCTGATGTATCCGAGTGGGATATCTCAGGCCTGACACCCAAGTACGACTGTGAGACCGTCAAGTGTGCTCGAGTGGGCGAGGCTATTGTCAGCATTGAGTGCAAGCTCGACATGCTCAAGGAGTTCGACAGCAAGGCACGACCTGGAAACAAGTCGGGCTGCATGGCCGTTTTCGAGGGAACTCGCTTCTGGGTTCGAGAGGATGCGTTGAATGAGGATAAGAATATGGTTGATCCTGGCGTATTGAAGCCAGTCAGCCGGTTAGGAGGAATCACATATGCGAGGGTTACTGAGGCGTTTGAGATCCCCAGAACAGATTTTGATAAGGACGTCGGTGGCCAAGAGGGAGTTGAAAGGATacaaaagcaaaagaactAA